CCTTATGCAAAAGACCAGCCAAGCTGTCCCCACTGCTTTCATCCTGAAAAATCTCCATTGGAAGATGGACTGTGGGCCCTACTTAGCTGATAGTGCAGTGCTGGCTCCCCAGTGCCAAGTGGCTCCCATCTGCAACTGCAGGGGCCATCTGTGGCCCCTCACCATCAGTGGCACTTAAGCTTGCCAGCCCTCTGCCTCAGAGCTGGTATTTCCTTGGAGCAAACAGCCTCCTGCCCAGTGCCCCTGCCACAGTCCTGCCTGTAGCCATGGGCACCATAGGCAgttctgagctctgcagggagggaaggatccCTCaccctctgctttgctgtgcacTGGAGCTGACTCGGAGCTAGAGGAGCCCTGTCTGTTGTTGGCCTGGGGACTATGAGGTCGTAGCCAGCACCCCATAAAGTCCAGCCTTTCCTGCAACTGAGCTCCAGGCTAGTGGAGAGAGAACTGCAGCCTCTCCCCAAGCTCCTTGTGGCCCACAGCTCAGTGATGCAggctggagaagctgcagccTACCAGGGTAGGTGTGGAGGTGGAGGGTATTTTTCTGGAAGGTGATGTTCTTTGGCCACTGGCTGTGCAAGATGCCAGAGCACCAGGGGATCTCAGCACAGCATTTGTGGGTACCCAGGGCTTCCCTCAGCAGCTTAGCATTCCTGGGTGGTATTTGCTCCCCTGTGGCCTGACAgcacagcatccctgggcaCCTGGGGTTTCCCCAGGACATCACCATCCCTGGGTACCCAGGGGTGACACCATGTAGGAAGTAGGAGGGATCCCTCTCTCCTGCTTACCATGCAGACCTGTCATTGTTGATCCCCACACTTGGTGCTCTGGGATCCAGTAGGGAATGGACTGCCACATGTCCAGGCTCTGagacccagcccagctgtgctgagggacagagggaaatGTAGTTCTGGCTGAGCTTGTGTTGCCCAGGCACACTGAGGAGGGGTCAGACAGACAGGCAGTTGTACTTTTCCAGGTGTCTCAGGGCACCAGGTGAATGTCCTCTGAGCGCAGCACTTTGTAAATGACCCAGTAGAAGATATTGAAGACCAGGAAGGTGAAGGGGAAGACGGCTCGGGAGATGGTGTCGATGCGCTTGGCCCGGTCGATGTAGCGCCTGCGGAGGTTCTCCCCTTCCCGCAGCAGCgtggctggtgtggggctgtACATGCTGgggccctccccagccccatcctTGGGCTGCAGGCAGTGGCCCAGCCCGTAGCCTCGCAAGTAGAAGCGGCTCTCACGGACAAGCTCTTCCTCCTGGCGAAAGGAAAGGCTGTCAGCCAGGGCACCCatgtgtgctggtgctgcagagtgAGCAGGTGCTTGTGGCATGTCCTTCACACTCTGTGGTGCTGGGTGATGAGTGCCTGGTGTGAGGTTGGGAGCCAGAACCATGCAGGCaagagcacagggctggcagtggTGTGCACAGGGTATGGGGGTGAGCACTGACTCACTGCCTTCTCAGCCAGCACGTGTTTTAGGAGTGCATCCAAAGGCAACCCTGACCCTGCCAACCTGACACAGATCCCCCCAGCCTCCTCCCAGCTCCAGTTCAGGGGGTTGGGAAGCCCAACTCTTGGGCATGGGTGTGAACTGGTAGGATGGGCACATGGGGGTGCAGGGTGCATTGGGGTGCAGGGAGTTTAGGCGTGTGGGCATTGCTGTGGCAACTGTGTTTGCTGCAGGGTGGAAGTGTGCCTGTGGTGGTGAATAGGAGGTGGATGGGCAGCttgctggggcagagccaggcagggatgcaggactCTGGCTACCACCAGGGCGTGCAGGGCCCCCCAGTCCCTCCAAGGGCCCAGACCCCCATTTATCCTCATGTCTGCTTGGTGAGGGCTGCCTGgtgcagcagaggaggaaagcTGAGAGAACTTGACTCCTTGCTGAGCTCTCTGCCCTTGTTCACCCTGTCTCCTGCCATGCTGGCAGGGGGCTGCAGAGAGGGCAGTGCCTGTGGAGCTGCATTCCCATGGTCAAGGCTGCAGAAATgccatgaaaagaaaatctcaaGTCACAGCCCACTGCCACAGTTCAGGGCACAGAACCTCAGGTGctggccagcagtgccacctgTCACTGCACTTCTCCCCACCAACAGCTGTGCACTGTTAGCCACTCGCCTTGTCCCGCTCTGTTACCCTTGGTGAGGGTTGTGTGTGCAAAGATTTGGTGAGGGATGGACATGTGCGAGCACAGGCTGCACATCTGATGTTTTACTGAGTCCCTGGACTCATTTAGTTTCATTTGGTCTCTGTGGCTTGacttccctctgccctgccgGTGCTATATCTGGCTGTGGTGGGTCCCTTCTCTCAGGGCCAGTGCCTCTCCTTGTGCCAAGCCCACCAGGAGCCTGGGTGCTGGATCCCAAACACCATCTCTGACCAGCACTGCCTTCCAGGATGCGGAGAGCAGCCTGCTCACTGAGCTCAGCCTGTGCAGGCACTCGGCTGGCACAGGGGCTCTCATGCAGTTTGTACCCTGCCATCTTTATTTAACTCAGCAACCCACAGGCTAAGCAAGATTTTTCAGTaggaagagcagcagtggcTTAAATTGCTGAGATTAGTTCTCATTTGCAATGGAGTTTTAtttccctgccccaggctgaGTGCTTGCAGCTGCCCTGGAAGGAGAGAGCCCAGTGAGGACCAGCAGCTACTCCCCCAGGAGGTGGCAGAATGGTCCTTCTAGCTGGAGGGTCCCtttgggctggggcagccccagggtgCTTACTGGGGTTCGATTCTGGGTGCAGGGAGCTCCTGGGCATGGATTTGGGTGGTCTGTGGGAGGGATTTGCTTTgtcaggcacaggagctgctgcagtgggtTCTGCTTCAGTCTCTGACTGAGCAGCATCCCGAAGTGCTTCTGGCTGCACCCAGTGCCGTGCCAGCAGCATTCCGCGTGGCTCTGCAGACTCCACCTCAGGGAAGTCTGTCCTAAGCCATCAGATGGTCCCCGGGTTTTACAGAACCTCCTACTCTCTGCCATGGGTGGGTGTTGATCTCCAGGAGTCGGTGCAAAGGGGCTGTGAGTAGCAGGGAGCATGGGACCATGCTGGGGACAGCCAGGAAGCCTCTCCTGGTGTCCAAGGGCTAATGATGGTGGAGGGAAGTTGAGGACAACCAGACCTGATCTCCTTCCTGGAGCTGTGGTCAACCCCCTGCATGTCCCCACCATCACAGGAGCCTGTCCTGCCCCATGCTCCTCCTTATGCCTCAAGCTGCAgagtgccctgagcagctgctggagtgaCTGTGGGCAGTCCTGAGTGCCTCAAACCTGCCTGCACCGAGGCAGCCGGGCAGGCAGAGAGAGCCCTCACCCTGTTAGAGGCATGGGCATGGCCTggggagctgggcagcagcccaggagcagctgtcaGTCTGCCTCAGCATCACTCATCAAAGGGGACTGCACTGTCCTGCTTTACAGAACAGGAAACCAAGACACAGGGTGGGGGTGCCACAGGGACATCTGCTCCATTCCCATCCTTCTCTCCAAACTCTTTTaagcccagggagcagcagctccatcctgTGGGCACATACTCTGTGCCAATCACTGGTCTGCTTCTTCCACAGGCCCTTGCTGGCCTCCCGGGGCTGGGTCCTGGGGGACTTGttttggggaagggaagggtgggCTGCACTGCAGGGGGGGCTGCCGGGGGGTCGTGCTTTACCCGGGAGCTGGAGAGCTGCGAGAGCGTTGCGTAGGTGTGCTCGCTGCTGTGCcggctgctcagctgctgcagggactcCAGGCTGGCCGTCCCGCTGCTCAGGCCCTTTTGGCATCCAGCAGTGTGCACCAAACAGAAACAGGACAGCGGGTGACCCATGGCCCtaccccagccccagggcagcgACTCTGGGTGCCAggatggggacagtggggagATGAGGGGGGTCTGTGAGTGGGGGGAGAAAAGcctccccagcagtgccctggcactgggatcTGTCTGCAGCACAAGCCAAGGGATTTGGTTGCACAGGTCACTGTGAGCCGGTGTTGTGTAAGTGTTCTCATGTTTTCTGTGATCTGGTGCCTCACAGTGTGTTTACAGCAAGAAAATGAGAGCGGGGCAGCCACATGCTTAGCCCAAGCATTTTGCAGGCCTGATGCCTGTGTTGATGGGATGAAGGAAGGGAGGACTATTTCCATGAGTGAGGGACCCTGCCTTTACAcatcctgctgtgctcccatctgcagcccagccctgtccctgggtGCCACCAGGGTCCCCTTGGTGCCTCACCGCCCTGATACAGCAGtgagctgctgtcactgctgtgtcaCGACACGGAGCCCGGATTTGGGGCTGAAGGCAAGGGGAAAGGCTGTTTCCCTCCCATCctcactgtttatttttctacttttgtaGAGGAAGCACAGTCTGAGGGTGTCccagcaggagaagggcagCAGCCTAagcagggcctggagcacaCAAGGGTGCTGTGCGCTGTGCTGCTCAGGCAGGCTGTGGGTCCCTGGTGTGCCAGAGGAGCGGGCCACAAGCCCCAGGCAATGAACACAGCCCAgtgctgagccctgccctggggactgCTGGAAACtggccctgcagccctgggctgaggATGGGCACATGTCGTGAGAGTGGTGGTGGGGACTCACCATCCTCTGGCGTCGCTGGCGGCGGCGCAGGCGCATGAACTCCTTGTGCTGGCGGGAGACAAAGTTGACGGCTGCGTACTCCAACAAGGCAGCAAAGACAAAGAGCAGGCACACGGCCATCCAGATGTCAATGGCCTTCACATAGGAGACCTGCCAGTGGGAGAGGGGACTCAGGCACCAACTGGCCCCCACTTCACTtgtccccccaccctccctgtTTCATCAAGCTGCCAAAAGGCACAGGAGCCCTGTCAGCTTGAACACATGGGCTCGCCCACGTGAGCAGCACCATGTTTCCCCTCAGCACATGTGGTGACCCAGCCAACAAGACTACAGAGCCAAGCCATTCCCACTGAAAGGCAGTGGTCACCCCAGGTGCCTgggcaggctgcagcagcagagcccagcacagagccagcacTGACCTTGGGCAGGGAAGCACGGGAGCCGGCGCTCTGCGTGGTCATGGTGAGCACCGTGGTGATGCCCAGGCCCACTCGGGCTGGTGCTGCATCCATGTTGATCCAGAAGGAGACCCAGGAGAGGATGACAATGAGCAGGCTGGGGATGTACATCTGGATCAGGTAGTAACCCATCTGCCTCTCTAGGTGGAATTTCACTTCAATGCAGGTGAACTTGCCTGTGGGGAAAGATGGCCCTAGTGGGTGAGAGGGACTCCTGGGCCAGGATCAGGGGTTGGCAGCAGGATCCTGGGTTGCTCACCTGTGTTGTAGTATTTGGTGCAATAGCCCAGGTCCTTCTCATCCCTGAGGATGAACTGTGGGAGTGTCAAGCCCTCTGCCACCTGCacagcctcctgctcctccagccactCAAAGATGAGGTCGTTCATGGTGTAGCCAACTGGAGGGGATGTAGGGAGccatgggatggggagggacaTGCACCCTATACAACCCCACCCTGAACAACTGCTCTTTCCTGTTCACCTCCCTCAGAAGAGGGGAGATGCCAGCTTTTGGGATGGGATGAAATGGGGGGGATGAAGCACAGCTTGAAGCCCCCTAGGTACTCACAGCTCTCCAGTTGCATGGTGCATGTCTGGATGTCCATGGGGAAGTTCTTGAGGTCCATGGGGCAGGACAGGATCAGTGTCAGCCTGGAGGATGCAGAGGAGAGGAGTGAGTTGCAGAGGATTGGGGCAGTCAGCAGGGAAAATCTGCTCCATGGAAGGCTTTGCCTCCTCACTCAGGTACTACACCAGAGAAGGTTCTACCTGATGCTGTAGAGCACGTTGCCATTCTTGAAGATGCGCAGCAGCTTATTGTCAGTGGTGACCTCATGGAAATTGGCCCCTTTCTCATTGGCAAAGAACAAGTCTGGCTTCCAGATGGAGTCAAGCATGGAGGGGTCGAGGTCGAGGGAGTCATCGGGGTACTCACGGTAGGCCAGGCGGGGGTCGTTCCACTGCTGCCGCAGGAAGACGTTAACCCTGTAGTCCTGGGACAGAGGACACTGTGTCACCTGGGAGCACCCCGAGGTGCCCAGGAAGGAGCATGGAaaagggatggaggaggaggtggaagggGGTCCCTCCACTgaggctcagccctgcagctgctgcctgcctgccacTAATCACAcatggggcaggggcagctcaggaGCCTTTCCATGCTGTTGGCACCCAGGGGAAATTAAAAAGCCAAAGCCACGGCAGCCaggagggggaagagaagggggaTGACCAGTAactgctgcctgcagcactTATTGGATATGACTCTGTGGGCCTGTTGATATGATGGTTGATGGTATTGAGGCTTTGCAGAAGCACAAATGGGTAAATTTTAGCCCTGAGGCTTCCTCAGTGGAGTTTCTCACCCAGGGAGGCTGGGGATGGTAGGGAGCTACAGCTGCCTTGCTGCGACCTTCTGTGGGTCTTTCTCCCAGCTCAGGAAACAGGGGTTGTGACTCACACTTCCAGTTTTGGGTTAACTGACCCCAAAAAAACAGCCACGTTCTATGGCTTTGCATGTCCCCACCttggtgccagggctggctccagAGAAGGGCTCATGGGACCCCTGTAAGCATGGCCATGGGCTTGGGCACTGGGACCCACAta
Above is a window of Pithys albifrons albifrons isolate INPA30051 chromosome 14, PitAlb_v1, whole genome shotgun sequence DNA encoding:
- the LOC139678437 gene encoding glycine receptor subunit alpha-4 isoform X2, which gives rise to MGALRAGALAFLLLLLLGCLLPRRGPLRLVSGREEIKAASRSSPQPMSPSDFLDKLMGRTSGYDARIRPNFKGPPVNVTCNIFINSFGSVTETTMDYRVNVFLRQQWNDPRLAYREYPDDSLDLDPSMLDSIWKPDLFFANEKGANFHEVTTDNKLLRIFKNGNVLYSIRLTLILSCPMDLKNFPMDIQTCTMQLESFGYTMNDLIFEWLEEQEAVQVAEGLTLPQFILRDEKDLGYCTKYYNTGKFTCIEVKFHLERQMGYYLIQMYIPSLLIVILSWVSFWINMDAAPARVGLGITTVLTMTTQSAGSRASLPKVSYVKAIDIWMAVCLLFVFAALLEYAAVNFVSRQHKEFMRLRRRQRRQRMEEELVRESRFYLRGYGLGHCLQPKDGAGEGPSMYSPTPATLLREGENLRRRYIDRAKRIDTISRAVFPFTFLVFNIFYWVIYKVLRSEDIHLVP
- the LOC139678437 gene encoding glycine receptor subunit alpha-4 isoform X1, which translates into the protein MGALRAGALAFLLLLLLGCLLPRRGPLRLVSGREEIKAASRSSPQPMSPSDFLDKLMGRTSGYDARIRPNFKGPPVNVTCNIFINSFGSVTETTMDYRVNVFLRQQWNDPRLAYREYPDDSLDLDPSMLDSIWKPDLFFANEKGANFHEVTTDNKLLRIFKNGNVLYSIRLTLILSCPMDLKNFPMDIQTCTMQLESFGYTMNDLIFEWLEEQEAVQVAEGLTLPQFILRDEKDLGYCTKYYNTGKFTCIEVKFHLERQMGYYLIQMYIPSLLIVILSWVSFWINMDAAPARVGLGITTVLTMTTQSAGSRASLPKVSYVKAIDIWMAVCLLFVFAALLEYAAVNFVSRQHKEFMRLRRRQRRQRMGLSSGTASLESLQQLSSRHSSEHTYATLSQLSSSREEELVRESRFYLRGYGLGHCLQPKDGAGEGPSMYSPTPATLLREGENLRRRYIDRAKRIDTISRAVFPFTFLVFNIFYWVIYKVLRSEDIHLVP